The Thiohalomonas denitrificans genomic interval GGCCATAGCCCATGTCAGGCTGGAACAGCTCGAGTTGGCTGAAGAAAGGTTTCAGCGCGCGCTGGAGATCAACCCGTCCCATCCGGTGACAAATAATGAATACGCTCTTCTGCTTCGCAAGGTGGGCCGTTTCCCGGAAGCCAGGAACTTCTATCGAAAGGCGTTGCAAGCGTATCCGGACTTCCAGCCGGCGCGAAAAAATCTGGGCATTCTGTGTGACCTGTACATGAACGATCCGGAGTGTGCTCTCGAGCATTATCAGGCCTATGCCGAAGCTGTGCCGGGAGATGAGGATGTGGAGCTCTGGATCGTGGATCTGAAAAGGCGAGTGGGGGACTAGGTATGCGTGTCCGAATGAGCTGTCTGGTGATGTGTCTCGTGTTGCCGGCGTTTGCGGCGGCGGAAGATGAAGCGAAGGAGTTGTCAGGGATCTCCGTCGTTGGCAATGACGAGGCGCCCAAGTCCCTCTACATCGTGCCCTGGAAAAGTTCGGAGATTGGCGTGGAGTCCGGCCTCTCCTCAAATCTGATGAACGATGGCATGGGCCCGGTGGACAAGGAGGTCTTCATGCGGCAACTGGATTTTTATGAAACGAGCAGTCAAGAGTGACTGCGTACCCAACAAACATGAGGTGACTACAACGATGAGGACGAGGACATGGGTTTGATCGAGACACTTGTAGAGTTCATTCAGAACGGGGGCAAATTCATGTTCCCGATTCTGTTTGTCGGCGCTATCGGTGCGGGGATCGCCATTGAGCGTTTCATCACGCTGAGCCTGGTGAGGGTCAAGAACCGCAGTATGTGGAACCGCCTTGAGCCGGTGATCTCCGAGGGCGATTTCGCAACCGCGCGCGAGATGACCAGTGACAACGATTCCACCGTCAGTCAGATGCTCGCACTCGGGCTTGCGCGCCAAGGTTCCGTGCGGCGCCGTGAGGACATCGAGATCGCGATGGAAGAGGGAATGATGGAAATCATCCCGCAGCTCGAAAAGCGCACAGGCTACATCGCACTGTTTGCCAATATCGCAACACTGTTGGGGCTGTTGGGGACCATCATGGGCTTGATCTCGGCTTTCAACGCGGTGGCAAATGCCAATCCCGCGGAAAAGGCCGACCTGCTCTCCGCGAGTATCTCGGTGGCGATGAATACGACGGCGTTCGGTCTGATGGTGGCAATACCGCTCCTGGTGATCCACGCCTATCTCAATTCCCGCACGGGAGAAATCGTCGACAGTCTGGAAATGGCGTCGGTCAAAACCCTCAACGTCATCTCGGGTACCGCTCCGCGCAAATATCAGGCGAGTACCGCGAAGGCGGAACCGGCTCCGGCGGCGGCAGGCTGACTATGGGTCGCAGACACCACTACAGGCGAAAAAAAGAGACGCCCGAGCTGGACGTCACCACCTTCCTCAACCTGATGGTGGTGTTAATCCCATTCCTTCTGATCACGGCGGTTTTCTCGCGTATCACGATTCAGGAATTGAATATGCCGGAGTCTGCCGGCGGTGGGGAGGTCGATAAGCCGCTGGTGACGATCGAGGTGATTGTGAGGGAAAACGCGATCGAGATCGGTGATGGCAAAAGCGTCACTCTCTCCATCCCCAAGGTGGACGGCGCCCATGATATCGAGAAGCTTTCGGAATTTCTGATGAAGCTGAAGGCGAAGTATGAAGACAAGGAAGACGCCATCGTCCTGGTTGAGCCCGACATTCCCTATGAGGACATGATCCATGTGATGGACGCGGTGAAGGTTGCCGAAATCACGGAAGAGGACGAGGAAGAGATACAGAAGCTGGTTCTTTTTCCGGAGATTTCGATAGGGGATGCACCATGAAAAATACCCGCCGGATGAAGCGGATGTCGCGCGCGAAAAAGCGCAGCAAAAACAGTGCTCTCAATCTGACGTCTTTGATGGACGTGTTCACTATCCTGGTTTTCTTCCTGTTGGTGAATCAGTCGAGCACCGAAGTGCTCGAGCCGCCAAAGGAAATTGCTTTGCCCGATTCGGTGGTGGAATCAAAACCGCGCCAGACGGTCATCATGCTTGTGAGTGCTGAACACGTGATGGTGCAGGGGGAGCCCTTGATCGAGACAGCCGACGTAATGAAAGTGAAGGGGAGTAGCGTCGAGGCCATCGAAGAGAAATTAAAGCGCATCCAGGAGAATACCGTCGGACTCAACACAGCGGCTGTGGCGAAGAGCAAGGAAGTGACCATCCTTGCGGACAAGGGCATCCCTTTCAAAATTCTTAAAAAATTGATGTCGACCTGCACCAGCGCCGGATACAGCAGAATTTCGCTGGCAGTGAATCAAAAAGCATCACAAAGCTAGTTGAATCGCGTGAATACAGCCAAATCACAAGAAGAACAAGACCTCTACGCGTTGATCGCCGAGACGGAGACGAACCTTTCTGTCTTGCAGAAACGATTGCGTGCCATAGAAACCGAATTCGAAAGCGTTGCCCCGCAAAAAGAGCGCTATGAACTGCTGGCGACTGTCTGCAGCTCACTGGACCGACTGCATGAACTGGGGGCCGATGACCTTTTCTGGGGAGAGAGTGTACCGGATGCCGACGGGCAACTGGACCGTGCCCGGCGGAGCGTCGCCGCATTCAGCCAGAGCATCGAAGGCCTCGAGCAGAGCCGAAAAAAGGTCGAGCAGGGCATCGAAGAGCAGTCATGGAAGCTCGAAACACTAAGTGAAGAGCTGAAGGAACTGAAGGAAAAGGAACGGCTGCGACTCGATGAATTCGTCATCGAGCGGGAAGAGAGTGCACTTCCTTACCGCCCCACCGCCATGCCCTGGTCGAAACAGGGTGAAGACGAACGCCGCTTTCGAAAGGTCCTGCTGCTAACGCTGCTTGTCAGCTTTCTGTTTGGCTATACCACGCATTACTGGACGCTCCCGATGCCGGATCCGGAAGAACCGGTAGAGATCCCCGAGCGTCTCGCCAAGCTGGTGAAAAAATCCGAGCCCCCACCTCCGCCTCCGAAAAAGGAAGAGAAAAAGGAGCCCGATACCGAGAAGGAGAAGACAGAAAAGAAGGAAAAGAAGGAGCCCAAACCCACTCCGGCCGAAAAGCAAAAGGCACGCAAGACGGCGGAGAGTTCCGGTGTGCTGGCTTTCAAGAACAGCTTTGCGGATCTGATCGACAACGCACCCGATGCGGAGCTGGGTGCCGACGCCAGGGTCAATGACGTCGGGAAGAAGGCCGAGGGCGGCCAGACCCAGCGCTCCATTGTCACGTCAGCAGCGAAGAGCGGTAGCGGCGGAATCGATTCCGCAGCGCTCAGTCGAGACGTGGGTGGTGGTGGCGAAGCCGGTGTAACCGGGGTGGCCTTCTCGCGAGTCGACAGTGCAATCGGTACCGATATGAAAGACGGTGCCGATCGTCCGCTGAGTGATGGGCCGGGGCCATCACGTACGGACGAAGAGATCCAGATCGTGTTTGACCGTTACAAGGCGACACTCTACCGCATCTACAACAAGGAACTTCGCAAGGACCCGACCCTACAGGGCAAACTCGTACTGCGGATGACGATCGAACCGGATGGCACGGTCTCCGCAGTCAGGT includes:
- a CDS encoding MotA/TolQ/ExbB proton channel family protein; the protein is MGLIETLVEFIQNGGKFMFPILFVGAIGAGIAIERFITLSLVRVKNRSMWNRLEPVISEGDFATAREMTSDNDSTVSQMLALGLARQGSVRRREDIEIAMEEGMMEIIPQLEKRTGYIALFANIATLLGLLGTIMGLISAFNAVANANPAEKADLLSASISVAMNTTAFGLMVAIPLLVIHAYLNSRTGEIVDSLEMASVKTLNVISGTAPRKYQASTAKAEPAPAAAG
- a CDS encoding ExbD/TolR family protein; the protein is MGRRHHYRRKKETPELDVTTFLNLMVVLIPFLLITAVFSRITIQELNMPESAGGGEVDKPLVTIEVIVRENAIEIGDGKSVTLSIPKVDGAHDIEKLSEFLMKLKAKYEDKEDAIVLVEPDIPYEDMIHVMDAVKVAEITEEDEEEIQKLVLFPEISIGDAP
- a CDS encoding ExbD/TolR family protein; translation: MKNTRRMKRMSRAKKRSKNSALNLTSLMDVFTILVFFLLVNQSSTEVLEPPKEIALPDSVVESKPRQTVIMLVSAEHVMVQGEPLIETADVMKVKGSSVEAIEEKLKRIQENTVGLNTAAVAKSKEVTILADKGIPFKILKKLMSTCTSAGYSRISLAVNQKASQS
- a CDS encoding AgmX/PglI C-terminal domain-containing protein — its product is MNTAKSQEEQDLYALIAETETNLSVLQKRLRAIETEFESVAPQKERYELLATVCSSLDRLHELGADDLFWGESVPDADGQLDRARRSVAAFSQSIEGLEQSRKKVEQGIEEQSWKLETLSEELKELKEKERLRLDEFVIEREESALPYRPTAMPWSKQGEDERRFRKVLLLTLLVSFLFGYTTHYWTLPMPDPEEPVEIPERLAKLVKKSEPPPPPPKKEEKKEPDTEKEKTEKKEKKEPKPTPAEKQKARKTAESSGVLAFKNSFADLIDNAPDAELGADARVNDVGKKAEGGQTQRSIVTSAAKSGSGGIDSAALSRDVGGGGEAGVTGVAFSRVDSAIGTDMKDGADRPLSDGPGPSRTDEEIQIVFDRYKATLYRIYNKELRKDPTLQGKLVLRMTIEPDGTVSAVRSESSDLGSKELVAQIVARVGRFNFGPKEGVPAVTILYPIDFLPAS